The sequence TTTTAAATATGTATGGTCATAAATTAATTATGATTCCAGTTTCACTGGCAACAGCATTTGGATTAACGCTAGTTCCTACGATTACACAATCTTTTACAGAAAAAAATTTTAAGCAATTACATAAGCAAATCTCGCAATCATTGCAAATCATTATGTTTTTAACACTGCCTGCCGCATTTGGTTTAGCAGTGGTGGCAGGTCCAACAATCGGGGCACTTTTTAATATTGAAATTATCAGTACCGGGAGTGGCATTATTCGTTACTATGCACCGGTAGCACTGTTATTTGCTTTATTTACGGTTACAGCTGCTATTTTACAAGGAATCAATCAACAGCGCTTTGCAGTCTATGGTATGTTTGCAGGTTTACTAGTAAAATTAATTTTAAATTTCCCGTTTATTAAGCTTTTTGAAATTTACGGTGTGATTTGGGCAACCGGAATCGGCTTTTTTATTTCAATCGTATTTAATTTCTGGGCCATTAAAAAATATGCGAATTTCCGTTTTAAATTTACGATACGCCGCAGTATGTTAATTTCTATTTTTGTATGTATGATGGTTGTTGTTGTTCAGTTAGTGCTGTGGCTATTATCGTTTATGATTCATTATGAAAACGGGCGCACCCAGTCTATTCTTGTTTTGGTCCTATCAATTACGGCTGGGGCGGGAGTGTATTTGTACTTGAGCATGCAAAGTGGTTTAGCTGGAAAGGTTTTAGGTTATCGCTTCAAATTTTTACAAAAAGAAAAGCAAAAGGCGAACGGGTAGTTCGCCTCTTATTTACCACTGTTCTTGGGTAATACCGAATTGTCGTTCAACCCGCTGTAGGCGGCGGTTTAATCTGTTAAGACGTTCTGTATTGCGCTGTAGTTGATTTTCAAGTTGCTCTAAGCGCCGATTTACGTTCCCTCCACCGCTAGGAAATCCTCCACTGGGAAATCCCCCACTTGTAGGAAATCCACTGCTAGGGAATCCGCTAGGGAAGCCATATTGTCGCTCATAGTCATAATAATAGCTCATGATTTTCTCTCCTTTTCTTGATGTACATATTACCTTACTAATCTATGCGAAATAGGTTATTGTGGACTAAACGGATGCCCATTTAAGAAAATGGTGAGGGTTGTTGCAAAATTAAATGAATGGGAGGGCTTTGAAGTGAGAATTGATAAGCTGCTAGCGAATGCTGGCTTCGGAAGTAGGAAAGAGGTTAAGAAATTATTGAAGACAGGTGCGGTCCAAATAAACGATAACGTTGTAAAAGATCCTCAGACCCACCTCAATCCTGAAACAGATCATGTAACTGTTCACGGGGGAATCGTAGCATACAAAGAGTTTATTTATTTAATGATGAATAAACCTATGGGTGTTATTTCGGCAACAGAAGATCAATACGATGAAACGGTGATTGATTTACTTGAAATGGAAGATCAAATCTATGAGCCTTTTCCCGTGGGCCGCCTTGATAAAGATACGGTCGGTTTATTATTATTAACGAATGACGGTCAATTAGCACATCAGCTTTTATCGCCGAAAAAACATGTACCGAAAACATATTATGCGAAAATTGCTGGAATTGTAACTAAGGATGATATAACAGCATTTGAAAATGGCGTAACTCTTGATGACGGTTATAAAACAAAGCCAGCAGAGCTTGTTATATTGTCCACTGATGCTGCTGAAAATCGCTCGGAAATTGAATTAACAATAACAGAGGGGAAATTTCATCAAGTGAAGCGAATGTTTGAGGCTGTGAATAAAAAGGTTACTTTTTTAATGCGAATAAAAATGGGGCCGATATCACTTGATGAATCGTTAAAACCAGGCGAATACCGGGAGCTTGATGATGAGGAAGTTGAAGTGTTAAAGCTCAATAAATAAAGGGCTGTACTGAATTACTCGGTACAGCCTTTCAATCTTATGATATCTTTACTTTCTTTTCGGTTGTTGTCCAGATGCCACGACTCGGACTCATTACTAAATTATTGAAGGTTAGGACATTTAAATCTCTTTGAATTGTCCGAGATGTCGTGCCAAATTCTTCAACAAGCTCTTGTGTTGAAACAGAGCCTTTTTCATTAATAAATAAGTAGACTGACTTAATGCGGTTAAGCATTCGGGAAGTCGGATTCAAAAAACCACTCCTTAATATTTTGTTCAAACATATTTGAACAAGAAATTAAATAGAGGTGCATTGTTATTTATTATTATTGTACACTATTTTTCTTAATAATAACTACTGAAATGGTAAAATTAACACAATATTTACATTATTCATAATTACAATTAGACTTGTATACATGAAAGTAGCTTGGATTAGTCACTCCAATTCGTTCATTTTCTTAATAAAATATATGCAATACAGCTTAAACTTTATGACTAGTTAGCAAAGGCTATAAATGGTTTTAAAAATTGTTGCGAAAGGAAAGGTGACAATGAATAGGGTTGATGGTGTTCATTGGTGTGCTGAAGTTGAGAAGCGGAAGCATCAATTAATTCAGGATACACAGGATTTTCTGCGGATTAACAGTGTGTTAGATGAGGAAAGAGCAACAACGGAGGCACCGTTAGGGCAAGGAATTGCAAATGCACTAAACTTTATCCTTATGAAAGGGCAAAACGATAGTTTTAAAGTAAAAAATGTAGATGGGCTAGCAGGACATATTGAATATGGAGAAGGAACGGAATTACTCGGAATCTTATGCCATGTTGATGTAGTACCGGAAGGTGATGGCTGGACTAGTGACCCTTACAGTGCGGAAATAAGAGATGGGAAAATATATGCTCGTGGGGCGATAGATGATAAAGGGCCCACAATGGCCGCTTATTATGCACTGAAAATTGTAAAAGAGCTTGGACTACCGTTAAGGAAAAGAGTTAGAATAATAGTAGGTACGGATGAAGAAAGCCAGTGGCGTTGCGTAGACCATTATTTCAAACATGAAGAAATGCCAACGATTGGTTTTGCGCCAGATGCAGATTTTCCAATCATCAATGCGGAAAAAGGAATATTTGATTTTGTGCTAGAGCAAAACATGACAGAGCAAAATAGTGATGAATGGAATGAAGTAGCTTTAGAAACATTTCATGCGGGCAGGCGACTAAATATGGTCCCTGATTTAGCCGAAACTACTATTAGTTGTAAATATAAAGAAGTGCTTATTAAGGTAAAAGATGCTTTTAAGAATTATCTAAATGAAAATGGTCTTACCGGAACGGCAACAACGGATAATAACACTGTTCAGCTCCGCTTAGAAGGGATATCTGCTCATGGGATGGAGCCAAACAAAGGGAAAAATGCAGGCTTGTTATTGAATAAATTTTTGTCAAACGAGATGGGTCATGATTTGGATAGGCAAGGTAGTGCGTTTGTGTCCTTCGTGCAAAAATATTTTGGCGAAGATACGCGCGGCAAAGAGCTTGGTATTGCTTTTCTCGATGAAATACTAGGAGAGTTGACAATCAATAACGGAATGATTTCCTATCAAAAAAATGAAGGTGGAAAAATCGGCTTAAATCTTCGTTATCCATTCACA is a genomic window of Bacillus sp. (in: firmicutes) containing:
- a CDS encoding rRNA pseudouridine synthase yields the protein MRIDKLLANAGFGSRKEVKKLLKTGAVQINDNVVKDPQTHLNPETDHVTVHGGIVAYKEFIYLMMNKPMGVISATEDQYDETVIDLLEMEDQIYEPFPVGRLDKDTVGLLLLTNDGQLAHQLLSPKKHVPKTYYAKIAGIVTKDDITAFENGVTLDDGYKTKPAELVILSTDAAENRSEIELTITEGKFHQVKRMFEAVNKKVTFLMRIKMGPISLDESLKPGEYRELDDEEVEVLKLNK
- a CDS encoding DeoR family transcriptional regulator, which gives rise to MNPTSRMLNRIKSVYLFINEKGSVSTQELVEEFGTTSRTIQRDLNVLTFNNLVMSPSRGIWTTTEKKVKIS
- a CDS encoding lysogenization regulator HflD, whose product is MSYYYDYERQYGFPSGFPSSGFPTSGGFPSGGFPSGGGNVNRRLEQLENQLQRNTERLNRLNRRLQRVERQFGITQEQW
- the pepV gene encoding dipeptidase PepV, which encodes MNRVDGVHWCAEVEKRKHQLIQDTQDFLRINSVLDEERATTEAPLGQGIANALNFILMKGQNDSFKVKNVDGLAGHIEYGEGTELLGILCHVDVVPEGDGWTSDPYSAEIRDGKIYARGAIDDKGPTMAAYYALKIVKELGLPLRKRVRIIVGTDEESQWRCVDHYFKHEEMPTIGFAPDADFPIINAEKGIFDFVLEQNMTEQNSDEWNEVALETFHAGRRLNMVPDLAETTISCKYKEVLIKVKDAFKNYLNENGLTGTATTDNNTVQLRLEGISAHGMEPNKGKNAGLLLNKFLSNEMGHDLDRQGSAFVSFVQKYFGEDTRGKELGIAFLDEILGELTINNGMISYQKNEGGKIGLNLRYPFTHDIEQTKQKISHISESNHFIFTELSDSKPHYVDRAHPLIKSLQKVYEEQTGDQAELIAIGGGTYARSLKAGVAFGPLFPGRSDVAHQKDEYIEIEDLLKATAIYAQAIYELAK